The DNA window TGAGCCGGGTTTCGCGAGGGTTTACCGCCTTTCTCGACTTTGTAGAGCGCGTGGGAAACGTGCTCCCGCATCCGGCGAGCCTATTCGCCATCTTCGCTCTGCTCGTCATCCTGCTGTCGGGCATTCTCGCCGGGCTCGATCTCGAAGTCGTCCATCCTTCCACCGGGGAGCCGATCCGACCCGTAAGCCTCCTCAGCGTCTCGGGTCTTCACCTGGTCCTCACGAGGATGGTGACGAACTTCACCGGCTTCGCGCCCCTCGGCACCGTCTTCGTCTCGATGCTCGGAATCGGCCTCGCCGAGTCGAGCGGGCTCATCGGCGCCGCCCTCAAGAAGCTGGTTCTCTCGGCGCCGCCGCGGCTTCTCACGTTCGCCATCGTTTTCGCCGGAGTCGTATCGAACATGGCCAGCGAGGTCGGCTACGTGCTCCTCGTGCCGCTCGCCGCGATCGTCTTCGCCTCGGTGGGTCGACATCCTCTGGTCGGTCTCGCCGCCGCCTTCGCCGGCGTATCGGGCGGTTACAGCGCGAATCTTCTCCTCGGAACGGTGGACCCTCTCCTCGCGGGCATCTCCGAAGAAGCCGCCAAGATCGTGGATCCCGACTACACGGTGAACCCCGCGGCCAACTACTATTTCATGGCGACCTCGACGTTTCTCATCTCGTTCGCCGGCACCTGGGTCACCGAAAAAATCGTAGAGCCGAGACTCGGCCGGTACGGAGGCG is part of the Vicinamibacteria bacterium genome and encodes:
- a CDS encoding AbgT family transporter; this translates as MSRVSRGFTAFLDFVERVGNVLPHPASLFAIFALLVILLSGILAGLDLEVVHPSTGEPIRPVSLLSVSGLHLVLTRMVTNFTGFAPLGTVFVSMLGIGLAESSGLIGAALKKLVLSAPPRLLTFAIVFAGVVSNMASEVGYVLLVPLAAIVFASVGRHPLVGLAAAFAGVSGGYSANLLLGTVDPLLAGISEEAAKIVDPDYTVNPAANYYFMATSTFLISFAGTWVTEKIVEPRLGRYGGDVESDLSMTRLTPEEERGLRFALVAGVFFALFLLLGTVPAGGFLRHPETGGLLRSPFMSGIVAFIFLGAVVVSIAYGKGAGTIRNDAEVVEGMGKA